In Zingiber officinale cultivar Zhangliang chromosome 6A, Zo_v1.1, whole genome shotgun sequence, a single genomic region encodes these proteins:
- the LOC121995598 gene encoding 30S ribosomal protein S9, chloroplastic-like, which produces MATSSLSSLTVAFSSSLSFSTSVSSTPSTLSFPRARIPRAASSRRQKPIVAASSSLTPVGTVAGSASVSDEEVEGVSLEKYVKSRLPGGFAAQRIIGTGRRKCAIARVVLQEGTGKFVINYRDAQEYLQGNPLWLQYIKTPFLTLGYESSYDVFVKAHGGGLSGQAQAISLGIARALLKVSENHRVPLRKEGLLTRDSRVVERKKVGLKKARKAPQYSKR; this is translated from the exons ATGGCGacttcctccctctcctctctcactGTGGCCTTCTCTTCATCTCTGTCCTTCTCCACCTCCGTGTCCTCCACGCCGTCCACCTTATCTTTCCCCCGGGCACGGATTCCTCGTGCCGCCTCGTCTCGCCGGCAAAAGCCGATAGTCGCCGCCTCTTCTTCCCTGACCCCAGTCGGCACGGTTGCAGGGAGTGCTTCCGTCTCCGATGAGGAGGTCGAGGGTGTGAGCCTTGAGAAGTACGTGAAGTCCCGTCTTCCCGGTGGGTTCGCCGCGCAGAGGATCATCGGGACTGGGAGGCGGAAGTGCGCCATTGCCCGCGTCGTTCTCCAAGAGGGAACCGGGAAGTTCGTTATCAATTACCGCGACGCCCAG GAGTATTTACAAGGAAATCCTTTGTGGCTGCAATACATCAAAACTCCCTTCTTGACTTTAGGGTATGAAAGCAGCTATGATGTTTTCGTAAAAGCTCATGGAGGAGGTCTCTCCGGTCAGGCCCAAGCAATTTCTCTTGGTATTGCACGCGCTTTACTTAAAGTCAGTGAGAACCACAGGGTTCCTTTGAGGAAAGAAGGCCTTCTGACTAGAGATTCTCGAGTTGTTGAGCGGAAGAAAGTTGGTTTAAAGAAGGCTCGAAAAGCTCCTCAATACTCAAAGCGTTAA